Proteins from a genomic interval of Treponema succinifaciens DSM 2489:
- the def gene encoding peptide deformylase, with amino-acid sequence MRICKLGEDVLRQKCVPVESNEVNDELRATLNEMFETMISADGVGLAAPQVGISKRFFVVISDDNVRRVFINPEIIKTSAENSEYEEGCLSLPGVSEKIVRPVKISVSAIDENGKRFVLDDVDGLLARIIQHENDHLNGILYIDRGDEEFKNKTVELFKKKAERAQKKLAEKEAKKRSLEAKLAAKNAKKGK; translated from the coding sequence ATGCGAATATGTAAACTTGGTGAAGATGTTTTAAGGCAGAAATGTGTTCCCGTTGAATCTAATGAGGTAAACGATGAACTTCGCGCCACTTTAAATGAAATGTTTGAAACAATGATTAGCGCGGACGGCGTTGGTCTTGCTGCTCCTCAAGTTGGAATTTCAAAAAGATTTTTTGTAGTTATTTCAGATGACAATGTACGCCGAGTCTTTATCAACCCTGAAATTATAAAAACTTCTGCGGAAAATTCAGAATATGAAGAAGGTTGCCTTTCCCTTCCGGGGGTGTCTGAAAAGATTGTCCGCCCTGTAAAGATTTCTGTCAGCGCAATTGACGAAAACGGAAAGCGTTTTGTTCTTGATGATGTTGATGGACTTCTTGCGAGAATCATTCAGCATGAAAATGACCATTTGAATGGAATTCTTTACATTGACAGGGGTGATGAGGAATTTAAAAATAAAACCGTAGAGCTTTTTAAGAAAAAGGCAGAACGTGCACAGAAAAAACTTGCAGAAAAAGAAGCAAAAAAACGCAGTCTTGAAGCAAAACTTGCTGCTAAAAATGCCAAAAAAGGAAAATAA
- a CDS encoding STAS domain-containing protein: MDNNDLVPGFNDEKDGSLEIFLSKIEGASNSILVTLSGYIDTYNSDYFQKQTVKIISAGFKNIVFNCQNLTYVSSTGIGSLTSIEKKAKANSGEIVFTGIQPKVFEVFQLLGFSQVFNMKESVEDAEEYLKKEKDDNISTFPKIFDCPVCSKKLKAVKSGRFRCSDCKAIIVIDQNGNVFLG, translated from the coding sequence ATGGATAACAACGACTTGGTGCCAGGCTTTAATGACGAAAAAGACGGAAGCCTTGAGATTTTCCTTAGCAAAATTGAAGGAGCCTCAAATTCTATCCTTGTAACGCTTAGCGGATACATCGATACATACAATTCAGATTATTTTCAAAAGCAGACCGTAAAAATTATTTCAGCCGGATTCAAGAACATTGTTTTTAACTGCCAAAATCTGACTTACGTTTCTTCGACTGGAATAGGTTCGCTCACTTCAATTGAAAAAAAAGCAAAGGCAAACAGCGGCGAAATTGTTTTTACAGGAATTCAGCCAAAAGTCTTTGAAGTTTTCCAGCTCTTGGGATTCAGCCAGGTTTTCAATATGAAAGAATCCGTAGAAGATGCGGAAGAATATTTGAAGAAAGAAAAAGATGATAATATTTCAACATTTCCAAAAATCTTTGATTGCCCAGTTTGCTCCAAAAAACTAAAAGCCGTAAAAAGCGGACGATTCAGATGTTCCGACTGCAAAGCAATTATCGTAATAGACCAGAATGGAAATGTTTTTTTAGGCTAA
- the hisD gene encoding histidinol dehydrogenase, translated as MIRIQKADEVEEEFFCTRNFGESIESVRDILRNVKLRKDEALREYSKKFDLASPYNLKIPEETLKNAAEKMHSENPKLYDSLCYSRDLAVRFAKRQRESFDDFEIELEPGIFTGQKNIPVEKAGLYVPAGRFPLVSTVVMTSSPAIAAGVNEIILCTPPRKNPDGSGKPYADENIMAASYICGIKEVFACGGSQAIAAMAFGTESIPAVDVIVGPGNKYVAEAKRLVYGTVGIDMIAGPTEVFIIADKTANPVWVAADLLAQAEHDVVAQPVMATDSMELAEKVSKEIEKQLESLPTKATAEQSINTFGRIIVTENLEQAAELANKKAPEHLELALDSSLEREKIQSLVHNYGSLFIGHGAAEVFGDYAAGLNHTLPTSGSARFTGGLSVRSFIKTVTTLRTDNTKSGAKKSAESAGYLGDAEGLAAHAKAARLRLE; from the coding sequence ATGATAAGAATTCAGAAAGCTGATGAAGTTGAAGAAGAGTTTTTTTGTACCCGCAATTTTGGAGAATCCATAGAGTCAGTCCGCGATATTTTAAGAAATGTAAAGCTAAGAAAAGATGAAGCCTTGCGCGAGTACAGCAAAAAATTCGATTTGGCTTCTCCATATAATTTAAAAATTCCAGAGGAAACTTTAAAAAATGCTGCAGAAAAAATGCACTCGGAAAATCCTAAGCTTTATGATTCTCTTTGCTATTCCAGAGACTTAGCTGTGCGTTTTGCAAAGAGACAAAGAGAATCTTTTGATGACTTTGAAATTGAGCTTGAGCCGGGAATTTTTACAGGCCAGAAAAATATTCCTGTTGAAAAAGCCGGGCTTTATGTTCCTGCAGGAAGATTTCCGCTTGTTTCAACTGTTGTAATGACAAGTTCTCCTGCAATTGCTGCCGGTGTAAATGAAATTATTCTTTGCACTCCTCCGCGGAAAAATCCGGATGGAAGCGGCAAGCCTTATGCTGACGAAAACATAATGGCGGCATCTTATATCTGCGGAATAAAAGAAGTGTTTGCTTGCGGCGGCTCGCAGGCAATTGCGGCAATGGCATTTGGTACAGAGTCAATTCCTGCTGTAGATGTTATTGTCGGTCCGGGAAATAAATATGTTGCGGAAGCAAAAAGACTTGTTTACGGAACTGTTGGAATTGACATGATTGCAGGTCCTACAGAAGTTTTTATAATTGCTGACAAGACTGCGAATCCTGTTTGGGTTGCGGCGGATCTTTTGGCGCAGGCGGAACATGATGTTGTGGCTCAGCCTGTAATGGCAACAGACAGCATGGAGCTTGCAGAAAAAGTTTCCAAGGAAATTGAAAAGCAGCTTGAATCTTTGCCTACAAAAGCGACTGCGGAACAAAGCATAAATACTTTTGGGCGAATAATTGTTACTGAAAATCTTGAGCAGGCGGCGGAACTTGCAAATAAAAAAGCTCCGGAGCATTTGGAGCTTGCGCTTGATTCTAGCCTTGAGCGAGAAAAAATCCAGTCTCTGGTTCATAATTACGGCTCGCTTTTCATTGGACACGGTGCTGCGGAAGTTTTCGGGGATTACGCCGCTGGCTTGAACCACACATTGCCGACTTCTGGAAGCGCAAGATTTACAGGCGGCTTAAGCGTCCGTTCATTTATAAAAACTGTTACAACTTTGCGCACAGACAATACAAAATCCGGCGCAAAAAAATCTGCTGAATCTGCCGGATATTTGGGAGATGCTGAAGGACTTGCGGCTCATGCAAAGGCGGCAAGATTAAGACTTGAATAA